In a single window of the Thermoanaerobaculia bacterium genome:
- the mltG gene encoding endolytic transglycosylase MltG encodes MSRHRGRRIVFVLGLLATVALATGYRWIRAPRRPGAAGRVVIEFPIGTPTRQIFRTLHAKGIARDAILAEIYYRVFRHGVPLRAGEYSFSPGETLDRAIDLLERGEVVRHVVIVPEGSTNAECFALFVQQGIGTEQGFHRASREPNLLPGPPLPTPDLEGFLFPDTYVVTRSTPTREVVATMVENFRRHFTPELARRAEGLGLAIRDAVTVASLVEKETSLPDERPHVAAVYLNRLKLGMRLQCDPTVIYALQERHEWTGHLRRSDLEVDSPYNTYLYAGLPPGPICNPGAAALEAAVTPAPSADLYFVARGDGGHYFSRTYADHLAMIAKSRANAADAEAAPLPH; translated from the coding sequence ATGAGCCGGCATCGCGGACGCCGTATCGTCTTCGTTCTGGGGCTCCTCGCGACGGTCGCCCTGGCGACCGGTTATCGATGGATCCGCGCTCCGCGCCGGCCCGGCGCGGCCGGACGCGTCGTGATCGAGTTCCCGATCGGCACGCCCACGCGCCAGATCTTCCGAACGCTGCACGCGAAAGGAATCGCCCGCGACGCCATCCTCGCCGAGATCTACTACCGGGTCTTTCGGCACGGCGTGCCGCTCCGCGCGGGGGAATACTCGTTCTCGCCGGGCGAGACGCTCGACCGCGCGATCGACCTGCTCGAACGCGGTGAGGTCGTGCGGCACGTCGTCATCGTTCCGGAGGGCTCGACGAACGCGGAATGCTTCGCGCTCTTCGTCCAGCAGGGGATCGGGACCGAGCAGGGCTTCCACCGCGCGTCGCGCGAGCCGAACCTGCTTCCGGGGCCGCCGCTCCCGACCCCCGATCTCGAGGGGTTTCTGTTTCCCGACACGTACGTCGTCACGAGGTCGACGCCGACCCGCGAGGTCGTCGCGACAATGGTCGAGAACTTCCGGCGGCACTTCACGCCCGAGCTCGCGCGGCGCGCCGAGGGGCTCGGGCTCGCGATCCGCGACGCGGTGACGGTCGCCTCGCTCGTCGAGAAGGAAACCTCGCTTCCCGACGAGCGCCCGCACGTCGCCGCGGTATATCTGAACCGCCTGAAGCTCGGGATGCGGCTCCAGTGCGATCCGACGGTGATCTACGCCCTCCAGGAGCGCCACGAATGGACGGGACATCTTCGCCGGTCGGATCTCGAGGTCGACTCTCCCTACAACACGTATCTCTACGCCGGGCTCCCGCCCGGGCCGATCTGCAATCCGGGAGCGGCGGCGCTCGAGGCTGCCGTGACGCCGGCCCCGAGCGCGGATCTCTACTTCGTCGCGCGCGGCGACGGCGGCCACTACTTTTCCCGCACGTACGCGGACCATCTCGCGATGATCGCGAAGAGCCGCGCGAACGCGGCGGACGCGGAAGCGGCGCCACTGCCGCATTGA
- the ruvX gene encoding Holliday junction resolvase RuvX: MRYLAIDFGERRIGLATSDATGSLATPRRTVRRASDRRAIDEIADFARREEVEGLVVGLPHHADGRENALAPRVRSFARKLSESLALPVAFVDEHLTSRAALERYPSSETDAAAAAVILEDFLSARARSGDRLGERER, from the coding sequence GTGCGGTACCTCGCCATCGACTTCGGAGAGCGGCGGATCGGGCTCGCGACCTCGGACGCGACCGGCTCGCTCGCGACCCCGCGGCGGACGGTGCGCCGGGCGAGCGACCGCCGGGCCATCGACGAAATCGCCGACTTCGCCCGGCGGGAGGAAGTGGAGGGCCTCGTCGTGGGCCTTCCGCACCACGCCGACGGCCGGGAGAACGCCCTGGCCCCCCGGGTCCGCTCTTTCGCGCGGAAGCTGTCGGAATCGCTCGCGCTTCCGGTCGCCTTCGTCGACGAGCACCTGACGTCGCGGGCGGCCCTCGAGCGGTATCCCTCCTCGGAGACGGACGCCGCGGCGGCGGCCGTGATCCTCGAGGACTTCCTCTCCGCGCGGGCTCGGAGCGGCGATCGGCTCGGCGAACGGGAACGATGA